A part of Aegilops tauschii subsp. strangulata cultivar AL8/78 chromosome 2, Aet v6.0, whole genome shotgun sequence genomic DNA contains:
- the LOC109761552 gene encoding uncharacterized protein: MDRFQDGHHVRLRSRVQRTYLHAADDGESVTLSQLRASMNAAWVVHIYNGGDGDGSGEISDGDGPYLLLHSAAYGRYLAATDRPARHGHNGLCTELRDYDQPEVEAIKWRAVESGFADDVVLLRHGDGHYLRANGKYLPWNSTGVTVDDNASSMMYWIIEPIPLREAGMPAIPGPLPAHPRFSGIFTSPGRRIRFVRALEDGYYPEEVNTWRQFWFRGRSAFSLRGNLADLVVVDGPNIAMCVRAGRYGRLTPLVVDLPDGGYGGTLEIVVFLTGTLGSNSGNLNLVSAHDLYSDFHNSLIISANSGYDALRYPDVDAQ; encoded by the exons ATGGACCGCTTCCAGGACGGGCACCACGTGCGGCTGCGGAGCCGCGTGCAGCGCACCTACCTCCACGCCGCCGACGACGGGGAGAGCGTCACCCTCAGCCAGCTCCGCGCCTCCATGAACGCGGCGTGGGTGGTGCACATCTACAACGGAGGAGACGGCGATGGCTCCGGCGAAATATCCG ACGGAGACGGCCCGTACCTGCTCCTCCACAGCGCCGCCTACGGCCGCTACCTCGCCGCCACGGACAGGCCGGCGCGGCACGGCCACAACGGCCTCTGCACGGAGCTGCGCGACTACGATCAGCCGGAGGTGGAGGCCATCAAGTGGCGGGCCGTCGAGTCGGGCTTCGCGGACGACGTCGTCCTGCTCCGCCACGGCGACGGCCACTACCTCCGCGCCAACGGCAAGTACCTCCCCTGGAACTCCACCGGCGTCACCGTCGACGACAACGCCAGCTCCATGATGTACTGGATCATCGAGCCCATCCCCTTGAGAGAGGCGGGCATGCCTGCCATTCCTGGCCCGCTTCCG GCTCACCCAAGATTCTCCGGCATATTCACTTCTCCCGGACGGCGCATCCGGTTCGTGCGGGCGCTCGAGGACGGGTACTACCCCGAGGAGGTCAACACCTGGCGCCAGTTCTGGTTCAGGGGGAGGTCCGCGTTCAGCCTGAGAGGCAACCTGGCGGACCTCGTCGTCGTGGACGGCCCGAACATCGCCATGTGCGTCCGAGCGGGCCGCTACGGGAGGCTGACCCCGCTCGTCGTCGACCTGCCCGACGGTGGCTATGGCGGGACCCTCGAGATCGTCGTCTTCCTGACCGGGACCCTTG GTTCCAACAGTGGAAACTTAAATCTTGTTTCTGCACATGATTTGTATTCAGATTTT CATAACTCGCTCATAATTTCTGCTAATTCAGGCTACGATGCGCTGCGATACCCGGATGTCGATGCACAGTAG